The following are encoded together in the Nitrospira sp. genome:
- the hisH gene encoding imidazole glycerol phosphate synthase subunit HisH, with amino-acid sequence MIAIIDYGMGNLRSVSKAFEAVGHQAIVTRDATSIRNASHVVLPGVGAFGDCMANVKQYGLIESIQVAIQSGKPFLGICLGLQLLFTESEEFGRHEGLDIFPGKVRAFSKDHALKVPHMGWNQASIQKPCPLFEGIADGANWYFVHSFFVDPDDQQITATTTTYGISFTSSIWKDNVVACQFHPEKSQAAGLRLIKNFGAWK; translated from the coding sequence ATGATTGCCATCATTGATTACGGAATGGGCAACCTGCGCAGTGTCTCCAAGGCCTTTGAGGCAGTGGGACACCAGGCGATCGTGACACGCGATGCCACATCGATTCGAAACGCCAGCCATGTGGTGTTGCCGGGTGTGGGGGCGTTCGGGGACTGCATGGCAAATGTGAAGCAGTATGGATTGATTGAATCCATCCAGGTCGCGATTCAATCAGGCAAGCCGTTCCTGGGCATCTGTCTCGGGTTGCAGCTGCTGTTTACGGAAAGTGAAGAATTCGGCAGGCACGAAGGACTCGATATTTTCCCGGGAAAGGTGCGAGCCTTTTCGAAAGATCACGCGTTAAAGGTTCCTCACATGGGGTGGAATCAAGCGAGCATCCAAAAGCCTTGTCCGTTGTTTGAGGGTATTGCTGATGGCGCCAATTGGTACTTCGTCCACTCATTTTTTGTGGATCCTGATGACCAGCAGATCACAGCCACGACAACGACATACGGCATATCGTTCACCTCCAGTATCTGGAAAGACAATGTGGTGGCTTGCCAGTTCCATCCGGAGAAGAGCCAGGCCGCCGGGCTGCGATTGATCAAGAATTTCGGAGCATGGAAGTGA